AGCTCCTGATCCGTCCTGTAATATCTGCAGGAAAGGATGATCTATTTGCATACGAGTTTGGCAGAGTCATAATTCCCAGAAAGAGTGCTGAGGTTTATGGCGCAATGTGAGGCAGGACATTCCACACAGTTAAATCAGATatgtattaaaacaaaaagcaggaCTGTGTGATCTGAATGCAACCTCAacacttgttttaaaatcagttatGCAAATTTTAACAGGGTGACCTGTTAACCTCCAACCACTAATACACTTTGTCAATTGTGCCAGATTGTTAAATTCCACTTAAGcgtgtactctctctctctctctctctctctctctctctctctctctcagtgtgtgtttctttctgtcttgtGTTTAGTGTAAATGACTGTCATGCTGCCTGTGTTTCAGGGTAAATAAAGGCCTAAGGCTGACACCGATCAAAGACTTAATATTTATTCAAATTACACATTTACAGGGCAGCTTGGAAAAGGAATAAAACCAAGGTTAATATTTGGAAATTTCCGTTTATGAGAGCCAACCATCTTTGGTTATGAAActaataaatgtagaaaaaaagttACTTTTAAATGGCAAATAGTTTTGAAATTTTAAAATTAAGCCCTAATATTAACTACAGTGCAGCATCAATGGACTCATACACTTGTGTTCCAGGTCGTATTATAATCTTTATTATAACATTAGTGAATGCATTTAAACTGCTGTGTGTAGAAACGTTAATAAGAGTAACATATTATCAATTGTACGAGCTGAAATTCTTACTCCACATTTgactttacatgttttaatcaCCCTTTACTATCAAACTTTAGAGTACTGTTTTGTAGTCTTCATATTTATACTACATTTTCTTCATTGCTCAACATGTTGCTTTAAGTATTTCTTCTCTCCCCCTTTATTTTTAACCATGTTTTTGGGGCCTTTTAGCCTTTaatagataggacagttgaagagggaaaggaaatgttgggaggagagagagggcgatGACATGCAGCATAGCGAACACACGGCCTCTACGGCGAGGTCTACAGGGGCACGCTACAAAGCTGCTGGGCTATCGGTGCTCCCAAGGATTTCTTccccttattattattatttttttaagaatggCAGGGTCAGAATGtagaaaactaaaaatgttaagTTTGGACCTGTTTTTATGTGAATAAGCCAATAAAACTTCACACATACTTTACATTTattgtacagtatgttcttgttttgctttcattCACTTGAAGGTGTTTTGAGGTTGTAGAACTTTtttgataatttaaaaaaaaacattgaaaatcaCACTTTcattgcactttttaaaaatcaacctGTCATGAAAAGTGTTGAGgggtttttgtttatttagttcAGGTCATGCTTCAGCATTTTTAGAGCTTTTAACAGTTGGTCCCTCTCCACTTGCACCCAGTCAGCAGTTCCTGTGCATAGATGGGGTGACAAGACAGGGATTTTAGTGTTAACTGTGGCGGAGAGGGGCAGCATGGGAATGTGGATTTTCACTGTTAAGATTCAGTTAACTATCCATCACACAAAGATCAGGTTTCACCGACATGCAGGTTCTACTCTACTGGTCATCGCTTTCCTGGCAGGACTGTTTTCTGTCAGTCGGTGCTTACTGTCTTTGTTagtttccttgtttttttttaaaaggggtGGGCTCTTCAAGAGAAATCACAAAGCTTAGATAAAttattcttcataaaaaaataatagaaactTCAACTGTAGAATTCTATAAGATTTTATTCatatcaaaaacacaacagattaCACCATACATTAGGAAAGCATTTGTACAATAACAGAGAAATACCAACAAACCCACAATATAAATCTAACATTAAACATCACGTTGACATATTTACAAAGTACCACTTCTGTATCGGATTGTAAATTCAGCAGATAGCTTGTTTCAATTCTACAAAGAAAGTCTTCACTTTAGGTTTGGTCCTTTCTTTCAGCACAAAGGCTTCACACCTTGATGTAGTGTAATTTAACTACTCGTCTAAATGTGCTGTCTGAGCGTTATAGAGTTGATAGCATCACAGAATCACAGAGAGCTGTGTGTGAATGACCTGGTGTCAGCAGATCAGATCTGGGATCAGTTAATAATGAGTCAGATCTGATAGAGACTAGCTTAACTTAGAATAAAAGCTGACTGATGATCTGATAGCGTGACTGACTGTGGGTTAAGGGAGTGACACTTGTCGGCCATTGCTGCTGACTCAGCGTTTCCTGTGGGAATCAAAGCCTTTTTACTCGACTGTCACACGGTATAGAGATCTCCACTGTCTCAGTCAGCACAaacatagtgtgtgtgtgtgtgtgtgtgtgtgtgtgtgtgtgtgtgtgtgtgtgtgtgtgtgtgtgtgtgttttgtgtctttcagAGCCTCTCAAAAACTAAAGTGACCGGACAAgtgaaaagtcattttttaaaacaaacttcccCCCCCAAATGTCTGATTAAACCTCTGTGCCCTCACGATGATAGATGATTCCTGTTGAGCCCAATGTGGGGTAGAAATGCCCACTGGAGCCAGAGTACTGGCTGAGGATGGGGCTTGTGTAGCCTAGGGAAGAATGGGTGGGCGAAGAGGAGAGCACAGGTGTACCTGGCACTTGTGGCACCCACTCTGGGCCACCTGAGTTGGAGGAGTAGCTGCTGAAGCTTCCAGGTTGGAGGGGTCGATGAGGCCCGTCGAGGGAAAGATTGATCTGCAGGGGCCGGCTCAACCCATCACCCCCCACCTCATTAGCTGCCCCGGCTGTCACTCCAGACATCTCAGATAAGAAGCTGCTTAGACAAGGTGCGGGACCTGACGGCGAAGGGGAGGGGATCCTGTCCGCTGTGGGGGAGATGTTAAGGGAGGCAGAGTGTTTGGGGCTGCCCCTCTCGCTGTCACCTGACTCTGGAGCCCCCGGACCGCCATCACCAGCAAGGACAGAATCAgacttcctcttccttttgCGGCGGAAGTTTCCATTGTCAAACATCTTTTCACAATTTGGGTCAAGTGTCCAGTAGTTACCCTTGcctgtaaagaaagaaaatatagaATTGGCGAGGTTCcagttaaaatataaaacaaatatatcgatttattatgtaaaaaaacattcaaaccaacaacaaacacctaaactaaaGATGAAAATTAAATCCAAATATCTACTAGCTTGTGCAAGGTATTAAAACAGATCATagaacaaaacaatataaaatagACTTTAACTTAAAAATCTTACCTGGATCATCCTCATCTCTTggtacttttttgaagcagtcaTTGAGCGACAGGTTGTGTCTGATGGAGTTCTGCCAGCCTGCTTTACTCTTATTATAGAAAGGGAAGTTGTCAGCGACATACTGGTAAATCTGACTCAAGGTCAGTCTCCTGTCTGGTGCTCCATGGATAGCCATGGCGATGAGAGCGGAGTAGGAATACGGTGGCCTGACCAGCTTCATCAAGTCTTCTTGTGAGGGCAGAGAGAACCAGCTCAGCTCCCCTCCCGGACCCCCGGACCCAGTAGGACCTAGGTAAGGCCTCTGTATGCCGTAGTGCTGAGGGACAAAGGGCGGGCCGGGGTTGCCAGGCGGGCCGGTGGTGGCCAGGTACGGTGATGTGTTGAGGCCAGAGCCATTGAACCAGAGGTAAGGGTTTGGAGAGGAGGTGGTGTAGTCGCTCAGGTCGTAGGAGGTCGGCGTGGTGCGCTGAGGACTcggcagggagggaggagggtaATAGCAGTCGCTGTACATGCTGAGCTCGGGAGGCTCCTGGCCCAGGCTTGGGAACTGTGGGCCACACCTAGGAGGAGACTGGCCCTGGGCCTCAAATGAAGACATTGTCAAGGTTTCCTCTCACCTTTGAATGTCTCTTCTTAATCCTTTGGTTGTCCTTCCTTTCTCtgccaaactttttttgattcTGTCAACCAAGGAAAGTCCTTTCTTGTTCAGACCTCTTCAGGTATTTGAATGTTAGCTGCTGATCCAAATGATGGTCTCCCTGCTTCTAATTTACTCTTCTCCAACCCTTTCTTGTCTGTTTGCCCTTGCTGTATGTCAAGATGTCACCTGTCATACCGGCTTTATCTGTTTCCTCAGGAAACGCCCCCTTGCCTGTGCGATTGGTTGTTTTCTCAGGTGAATATTCAgttcctgctttcttttttttctttctcctgctgtcAGCTAATTCAGTTCCCCCAGGGGTTTTTTACACCCTCAATTAAATAATTTTCcactcaagttgtttttttttaacaataatgGAGTTAGTCATTCGTACATTTTGAAATATAACGGTGCGTACTGAAACAGAGAATAATATTGTTGCTTGGCCATTTAAGAATATACACTTAAATCATTCTTTCTTCTGTATACTATGGACAGCCACATTGTGAACATGAATGAGTTTCTCcaacaatgaaaagaaataaagtaTTACAATTATgatgaaaatgtccttttaatagACTAATCCTTCTTAACCAACCTCTTTACCTcgctttacattttttgtattaaacACTGTAGCAGATGATTCCTGTCCAACCTTTTGCATAAAGTCCaaggtttgattttaaaaatgacaaatagcTTTATTAAGTccaatcatagactgtaaataataacaATGTTATACAATGCATCCAGTTAAACTGTAGACGTGAATTTATCATGTGAGAGAGATTCAAAGTGGTATTAAAGAAAGGCTATGTAACTATAAAGCCCAACCTGGATCCACTCACCTCTTTCTGGTTTTTATTGCCTGACAGGTTGGGTCTGATGGAGTTCTGCTGGCCTGCTATATTATTGTTGTCAGTGTCACCAGTGCTCCTAGGATAGCCTGGTCgggaaaaaataacaagaaaatgtGACTTCGCTTGAGTCTGAAAATATGAAgccttttgaattttttttaaccagctaATTTTTTTCCTGCGTAGTTTTACTGAAAACGATCTCTGTTTATCAAGATGTTCAGCCAAAGTGTATCATTATCATAATATTATATGattataatattaattataaGCATTATTATGATGGAAAATGCtgttgtatgtaaaaaaaaaaaaaatgtgcagaatgagtcAGCCGTTTTTCTACTGAGTCTGCGCAGTGCAGTCtcgcttttttctttttacaggtCAAGCTAGCTATCGCGAGACCTAACATCCTAAGAAAGGAAGACTTTCTATCGTAAGtttctcacatttttaattCGTGTAAGCTATAACTTGCGCTAATGTGTAACAACAACCATCTTATTTGTACAAAGCATAAAAGAAAATACGTTCAATTTAATCACCGTAACGTTACCAAGCAACTAGCTCAGAACGACTTAGCTTACGTCAGATAGTAGCGCCgcaagctaacgttagctaacGCCAGACtttgttgccatgacaactACGCGGCAGAAAGCTGAAGGTAGTTTTACGTCTTCCTATTTGCCAAacgaaaaataataatttaagtaTAAACCGGTTTTTAATTTAGATGACCGGCTCAGCTTCGCTCCCGGAGATCCCACGTGACAACAACGAAGGCGTTTTGGAGTTAAACAAGGATTTGGAGACAATGATAGAAAACGTTGAGAATATATCAGGTCTGTATCCATGTTGCACTGTAGCATTGAATTGACTTTATTTAACACTAGTGTTCAATTAGCTGCGCTTAAATCTTAATTTTCTTCCCACCTGTAGTTCAGGTGACCTGGATGGCTTATGACTTGGTGGCACTCCGGACCAGTCCAGAGCTGGGGTCTTCTCTGCAGAAACTGGAAGAGGCCTATAGAAGatgcagagctgctgtgtttggaGTACAGCAGCCAGAGAAGGCCGAAGTTCTTGATCCTACTGCTGCAGCACACATCTGATGGGATTCTGCTGCAGCACACATCTGATGGGATTCTGCTGCAGCACACATCTGATGGGATTCTGCTGCAGCACACATCTGATGGGATTCTGCTGCAGCACACATCTGATGGGATTCTGCTGCAGCACACATTTGATGAGATTCTTAGTTCACAACATTACTGCAGTAAAGTCAAGAGGACGGTTTGTTGACACAGTCCAGATAGGAAACTGTAATCATATTGTTTGTGTTCAAGCTAATTTTGCAATTGTAACAACTTTATTTTACTCTTCCGAGCAAGTTTTGGACTTCCATGAACTCTCTATGCATTTGAAATGATGTTTTTTACATCACTGCTCAGCTActttgactgtttgtgtgtttatataagCATTCTATTGTTGTGTTCTTTGTAGGCAAATAGTTCTAATCTATTTAACTTGATTTATTGAataaacattgaaataaaacaagttaCAGTTGTGTTCTGTGGTTTTATTCATAGACACTTGGCtggtacttttttttgttctgaggTTAATTTATGTTCAACTTCCAGTTTGAGTGTTACAATAGCAAACATGGTTGTATTTCAAGTTGTCTGTTTCTTTAGTTTGGCATATGATAaagtttatgttgttgttatgtAATGCATTTTCAGATGGagaacacaggaagtgacacagTGCGAGATGTCTCAGCTGCCTGCATTGATCTGGAACACATATTGAAAGAGCTTGACTCCTTGTCAAACTGCATGGATCAACTGGCATGTATGTATGACTGTGTATCCTACCTTCCCTCTTTATAACCCCAAAATGTCAGGAAGCATCAATTTTACCAGCATAATAACCTTGATGAtcgatttgcaaatatgcaaagCACATGATGTAACTGTTACACTAGATCTGAAATGTGATAGCCTTAAGTGGATGTTTTCCACACCAACTGCTTTGCACCTTAGCCTTGCTTGTAGATGTCAGCGGTGCAGAGTTACATGATGCTACATGATGTCTGTCAGATCACACTTGGCTGACGGGTAGATAGGAGTAACTGAAGGATTTCACACACAGATGTCCAACAGCCAGGTGAATTGTTATGATGCATGATgtaaaacttctttttttttttgcctgaggGGACGGTTGTAGTCAAAAAAGCAGTCAGATCTGCTTGTTGTGATGTCTTACCTGATCAGAACTATCCGTTTACTTTAATCACTCAAAGCCTGAAAACAATCAACAGATGTTGATAATATAATTATCATAAGTGGAATTATTTTTCGTTCTTCGTCAGTTGATACTGCAAGTGTTCACTTTTATAGAATTTTGTTTTGATATCACATGAAGTATATTTGACCAAATTGAGCTACTTTACAGAACAgtacaaaaatgttaaaagacatGCTTAAACAGATTTCAAACTGATAAGAGGACAGGTGACCAGACATCATGCTGAAGTTGCTCTCAGATATGAACAAGGGCAGGTGCTGTGATTTTAGAGAGTTATTGCCAttttccaattaaaaaaaacccataaaaaac
This is a stretch of genomic DNA from Labrus bergylta chromosome 9, fLabBer1.1, whole genome shotgun sequence. It encodes these proteins:
- the foxi3b gene encoding forkhead box protein I3-B, whose amino-acid sequence is MSSFEAQGQSPPRCGPQFPSLGQEPPELSMYSDCYYPPPSLPSPQRTTPTSYDLSDYTTSSPNPYLWFNGSGLNTSPYLATTGPPGNPGPPFVPQHYGIQRPYLGPTGSGGPGGELSWFSLPSQEDLMKLVRPPYSYSALIAMAIHGAPDRRLTLSQIYQYVADNFPFYNKSKAGWQNSIRHNLSLNDCFKKVPRDEDDPGKGNYWTLDPNCEKMFDNGNFRRKRKRKSDSVLAGDGGPGAPESGDSERGSPKHSASLNISPTADRIPSPSPSGPAPCLSSFLSEMSGVTAGAANEVGGDGLSRPLQINLSLDGPHRPLQPGSFSSYSSNSGGPEWVPQVPGTPVLSSSPTHSSLGYTSPILSQYSGSSGHFYPTLGSTGIIYHREGTEV
- the syce3 gene encoding synaptonemal complex central element protein 3 codes for the protein MTGSASLPEIPRDNNEGVLELNKDLETMIENVENISVQVTWMAYDLVALRTSPELGSSLQKLEEAYRRCRAAVFGVQQPEKAEVLDPTAAAHI